One genomic region from Bacteroidales bacterium encodes:
- a CDS encoding membrane or secreted protein, which produces MLQLLVITVVLIGLAVAGIAVKMFFKKGGEFQKSCGSVDPSSGQRVACTCGKPEEERCENKHRHDEVEFEEILPKLTSK; this is translated from the coding sequence ATGCTTCAATTATTAGTTATCACAGTTGTTCTTATCGGTCTGGCAGTTGCCGGCATTGCTGTAAAAATGTTTTTCAAAAAAGGCGGTGAGTTTCAGAAATCCTGCGGAAGTGTTGATCCGTCATCCGGACAACGGGTAGCCTGCACCTGCGGAAAACCGGAAGAGGAGCGCTGCGAGAACAAGCACAGACACGATGAAGTTGAATTCGAGGAGATTTTACCAAAGTTAACTTCAAAATAG
- a CDS encoding FAD:protein FMN transferase encodes PNMQIDFNAIAKGYSIDVIGGFLESFGIRNYLVDIGGEVLARGSKPDGEKWVIGIEKPTDEATAERTLKATIKVDDIAVATSGNYRKFYVEDGIKYAHTIDPATGYPVIHSLLSATVFSDSTARADAYATAFMVMGLEKTKSFLEQNSHIDAYLIFSDETGKIQTFGTDGVKKMLNEL; translated from the coding sequence ATCCCAACATGCAGATCGACTTTAACGCCATCGCCAAAGGGTATTCCATAGATGTCATCGGAGGATTCCTTGAATCATTTGGAATCAGGAATTACCTTGTGGATATCGGCGGCGAGGTGTTGGCCAGGGGGTCGAAACCAGATGGAGAAAAGTGGGTGATCGGGATCGAAAAACCCACAGATGAAGCCACAGCAGAACGAACGCTGAAAGCAACCATCAAAGTTGATGACATTGCTGTGGCTACTTCGGGTAATTACCGTAAATTTTACGTGGAGGATGGAATTAAGTATGCCCACACCATCGACCCTGCCACCGGTTATCCTGTAATCCATTCTTTACTTTCGGCTACGGTATTTTCCGACAGTACGGCCAGGGCCGATGCTTACGCCACTGCTTTTATGGTGATGGGATTGGAAAAAACCAAATCATTTCTCGAACAAAACAGCCACATCGACGCTTACCTGATTTTTTCGGATGAGACGGGGAAAATTCAAACTTTTGGTACAGATGGAGTGAAAAAAATGCTCAATGAGCTTTAA